One Triticum urartu cultivar G1812 unplaced genomic scaffold, Tu2.1 TuUngrouped_contig_4433, whole genome shotgun sequence genomic window, TTTcagcactaggatcatcggtgatttggatcacggcgagtacgactccatcaaccccgttcacttgaacgcttccgcttagcgatctacaagggtatgtagatgcactctccttccctcgttgctagattactccatagattgatcttggtgttgcgtagaaaattttgaatttctgctacgatccccaacactgCTACTGTTCCCGACAGGCGAGCCAGGGGGGCAAGGGCGTGCGTCGAGGCCGTCCGCGCGcgtccgtttcaccccaaacCGAGCGCAAGTTTGGGCCAGGGATGAGTCAATAATGGACGGAATCCGGATATTTGTCCGTTTGAGATCATGCGTTGGGCCGCGCTATTCGTCCATTTTACTCCAAACGGACGCGCGCGGACAGGATGGGGTCGCGCCATGGAGTTGGCCTAACTGCATAAGTCTGAGTAGCCAACTAGGATATGTATTTGCTTTGATATGCACATTCCTGCACAAATGCAAACCCTTAACACCCCCGCTTATACCACCACCACGTCTCTCCCCTCCAACTGCAgaagtctgactacacgtccacAAAAAATCCATCCCACACATTGCCTAAACATGATTAGGCAGTGGAGCCAACTAACTAGCTATCCTTATGCAACTAGATATCCCTTGGTGTGCAACTGCATAAGCTGACTAGCCAACTAGGCACCCTTGACACCCCTTGCCTACCACCGCCACATCTCACACCTCCGACTACCACAACATCTTGTCCCCCTTGGAACCGCCATCATAATTACTTATAAAAAGATCGCTTGGTTGGCCCAAAaagtgcgaacacactttttagATTAATAAACCAAGTGATAGAGAAATCAGGGTGAGGTTGAGGGTTGGGAGGTAAAGGAAATAAACTGAGTGGAAGAGGTCGGGACGAAAGGAGAGCGGCATGGGAATGTTGCGTTCTTTTTATAAGTAGCAAAAATTAGACAGAGAGTTGTAGAATTTTTTTAAAAGGACAGATAATATAGGTAGAGATTATTAATAATAATATAGGACTAATAACAGTGAAATGATCTGGACCACTCGTTGTGATCCTGGTTCATACTGTGAGCGTGACTTAGCCAAGCCGAGCCGTCAAGTCACGCCTACCCTAAAGGCAGCGTTGGTGGGAGGTCAGACTTTATGCTATTCCATTCAAGAAGAAAAAATGTTTGATTGGTGATGAGAAAATACCCTCCCGTTCCTCTCTTCCCTCCACAGACAGAGATTCTCTATCCGGATATCCTCAGTAGACAAATATGGCGGAAGATCTACCTCTACTCGCAGGCAGGTCGGCGGCAACGCTTGCCCTGTCGTTGCTGGACAAAGCCTTCTCCCACCTGGCCGGCGGAGCGGAACAAGTTTACAAGGGAGAGCTGCTGGAAAGCGTCCGGAGGATCCTGACAATCTTGGACGAAGCCGAGCGCCGGCTGGTCAAATGGCGGTTCCCGAGCCTCGAAATCTCTATCTGGGAGTTCACCAGGGCCGTCGACGAGATCGAGGACGCCGTCGACGAGATCCAGTACCACAGGCTGGAGGACGCGGCCGTTCGCCGCGGCCCCGTCTCCAAGCTTGTCAAGAGGAAGATTCTTGCTAGGTTCGTGCCTGGCAGCGGCCTGGAGAGGCTGAGGGAGGCCGTGGTGAGACTGGGCCATATGGCGTCCGTCGTGTACCGATACTACCAGCGCTCGGTCGCTCGCCGTGCTCCGGgggtcgccgccgccgcgccctctCCCTCCGAGCACGAGCGCTACCCGAGCTGGATCGCGGCGGATGTGGTGGTCGGCCGAGACAAGGAGAAGGGGCAGCCGGGCAGGTGATGCGGTGGCTGATGAAGCTCCCAGCTGAAGAGGCTGAAACTAACCCAGTGTCACTTTTTGCAATAGTGGGGGTGGCCGGCATGGGGAAATCAGCACTTGCTAAGCTCGTTCACGACGACCCGCAGGTGCCAACCAATTTCGACATTGTTGTGTGGGTGAAGGTGTCATTTGAGTTCAGTGCCGCGGCAGTGGTCAGTGACATACTGACATCGATTGCTGCCACGGAACCTGCATCCTCTGCTTCTGCTCATTTGGCAGAGATAAGAAGCTTCTGCTCATTCTAGATGATGTCTGGGAAGACGAGGTGAGGGGAAGATGGGAAGATTTGCTGTCCCCGATACGGTCTGCCAAGAGAGGAAGCAAAATCCTGTTGACCACTAGGATACAATCAGTAGCAGATATGGCTGCCACCACACTAGGAGGTGAATTTGAGTGTCTGAAACTGGATGGATTACAGGATAGCGACAATTTCCTGCTCTTCAAAAGCCTACTGAATCCCGATGTGAACTCCCAAGATTATGCCAACCTTCTGCTGATTGGTGAACAAATATCAAAAATGTTTGGAGCCTGCCCATTCCTGACATTGGCGGTCGTTTCGCACCTGCGGGATGATTTGAAAACTAGTTGGACCGATGTACTGCAACAACATTGGTACCAAATTGAAGGAATTTATAGCATTCTTCCATCTCTCAAACTGAGCTACGACCATCTACCTGCACAGCTGCAAATTTGCTTTAGGTATTGTAGTTTGTTTGCAAGGGGGCACAAATTTTACATGGACAAAATGGTAGACATGTGGGTCAGTTCTGGACTAATACCTTTTGCCTCAAGGGAGCCTGGTGATAGCTTACCAGCAACAGATAATGTTAGCCTTCTGAACCCAGTGGATGTCGGGGAAGAGTACTTCACGGCATTGGCAAGAAAATCATTCTTTTGCCGTATGGGAGAAACAGATCCTTGTGGGGCAAACCAGAAAGAATATTATGTTTTACACAGTTTGCTGCATGACTTGGCACAGCTTGTCTCTCGAGGTGAATGCGCAAGAGTGGATAATGGTGGTTTCCAAGATGTCATGTGGACAACCCGACACATATCTATTGCAAACTGTGGCATCCTTACTCATGAAAGAGCCCGGAAGATATCTTATTTGAGGAGTTTGCGGACTCTTATAATAGAAAGTGAGTCCTGTCTTGATCAAGAAACTGAATTTTTGCTTGGAGAGATTCTGAAGAGCACAAAATGCTTGCGTCTGCTGCAATTGTCTGTGCCATCTCCATTTCATGTACTCGATAGATTTCCCAACCTAATTCATCTCCGTTATATTTCCTTAATCTCATGCGATGAGTCTCATCTTCATAAAATCTTTAAATTCTACCATCTGCAAGTATTCAAGCTCAGCTACTTGACAGCAAAAGAACCAGACTTGAGCGACATATATAATTTACGTTGCTTACGCTCTTTGCATATTCCTGACAATATGTCATCCAAGATTCATAAACTTGGAAGGTTAACCTCACTTCAGGTTTTACGTGGATTTGAGGTGGTGCAAAATGATGGTAGCAGGCTGAGTACACTGAGCAATTTAAGAAGCCTTCGTCAACTTGGCCTAATGAATCTTCAAAATGTCCAGAATTGCAGAGAAGCTATGGAGGTCAAATTAAAGGAAAAACATGACATGAGGATTTTGCTGTTATCATGGAACAGATACAATAATGATACACGGGTGGATGATCAGATTATTGGTAATCTTGAACCAAATAGGGAAATTCAAATACTGCATATCCATGGATACAATGGATCTGTACTTCCATTTTGGATTGCTAATTCCTTGCTTGTCAATTTGGTATCACTTGAGCTTGAGTACTGTATTAAATGGAAGAGCCTGCCATCTCTTCAGGAACTAAATTTACTCCAGCATCTGAAGTTGCAGCATCTTTTTCAGTTAGAATACATGGGATTGGGGCTCGAGGAACTAACTGATACCAATGAATCAGGGATTGTTTGTTTACCCCGTTTTCTTCGTAGCCTAATCATTGGATGGTGCCCTAACCTGAACATACTTCGCACTATACCTCCTAGCCTTGAGGTACTGATATTAAAGCATGTTGGTTTTCTAGTTCTTCCAGGAATACACCAGAGGGAATCAAAGACATCAGTCAAGTCTGAGCTTACATTTGTACACATTCAAAGCTGCGCACATCTGACTTCTCTAGATAAAGGATTACTAGAGTGTCAAGAACAACTTGGTTCTCTATCTACATTAATCATAAGTCATTGTGAAAGTCTACGCCATCTACCAAGGAATGGTTTTGCAGCACTGCATCACCTGAAATTCCTGGAAATGGTTGCCTGTCCATTGCTGAAGGATGGCAATACTGCAGGAAATATTCTGCCAATTTCACTCAAGAACTTGGATATAAATCCTTGCGGTAGTATTGATGTTTCAATGCTCTTGTCACTTCGAAATCTGTCCTTTCTTACAAAGTTAACACTGTTCAATTGCACCAACCTGGAGAAACTTCCTCCAGCGGAAATATTTGGAACTCTGCAAGTTCTTTCTGATCTGTCAGTAGCTAGATGCAGAGGCTTGTTATCCTTTGGGGGTCTTGGAGCTGTTTCTTCCCTGAGAATGCTGTCGATCCTATGCTGCGACAAGCTCAACCTTTCAGACTCGCCGCAGGGTTGTTGTTCCTTTATGCTACAAGAGCTCAGAATCGATTGCCAGGCCCTGTTGTTTGTGGAGCCACTTCAGAGCCTCAGATACACTAAAGAGCTATATATCTGCAACGACTGTGCAATGGAGTCCTTAGCCGAGGGATGGTTGCTGCAGAATGCTACTTCCCTCCATTCCATCAAGATAGGAATTGCCGAATCTCTGCAATCCTTGCCATCTCAGATGGATAAGCTTGAAGCGTTACAGAGTTTGCACATTGAAAGGGCCCCTCTGATGAAGCTACTCCCACAACTGCCTGCCTCACTTAGCAAGCTGACAATCTGGGGCTGTGACCCAATGTTTATGAAGCGGTATGAAAAGgatgttggtccgaactggggcCAGGTCGCGCACATTGCTCATGTGGATATAATGTCCTATTCCGAAGGTGCGCTTTCTTTCTCTTCTTCCTTTTTAATCTGATATGTAACAATTAAGTTTATTTATCATGTATTTTATCATATAGATTTTTGCTTCTAACTGACATGGAAAGCATGATATCGTCTTTGATGTTCATGCTTCTTAGTATACTAAGGATAACCTGATCGAATATGTCTTTCACCAAAAGCTTGTTCTTGTTTAGTGCCTTTGATGACGCTGTAGCACAGTATCGTGATTCTAGCAGTATGCCCTCACTCCTTACTGTGGTAGGTTTATCAGAGATGTTGCTGAGATGTTTTTACTTGTCTATTTATGTTTTCTTCTCCataaattctatattatttcttGTGCAAATTTTCTCCCACTTTTATGATAGAGACCATTGGCCTGTTAAAGTTTTTCCTGGCAGCATTTAGGTTTCTTCTGTATCTCTACATGTTATTAATGCTTAATTATATCTGGATATTCACAACGTACAATTACTCATGCAGGAATGAGCTGCAGTGATGATCAGATTCAAGGTTTTGAGAAAAATGCATATAATCCACGCCATCAATTTGTTGTCATAGAGTAGATATCACAGGTACAGTATGTGTGAGATCCTAATTTTTGTCATTCTAGGACTGATAATTCTGGAGCACCAGTGATGAAATTACAGTCTAGGCCTCGTGTGAATATGATCCAAATCTTGCTGCCAGTATATAGCACGCAACACCCAGAATGCAGCAATGCAATGGTATTTGTCTGTATTCAATGTTCATGGAGCGTGGGGGTGATCTGAACTTTTGAGGTTGGTATATTTGTCTCCTGGGGTGTTAGTGGCTGGCATGGTATATGGTACACATCTTGCTTGGTTTCATAAGCTAAGATTGTCAGTGTATTCTCGAGATCATCCAAGGGGGTCACAGATGGGCATATGGTCATATGGTGATATCATTGCCAGCTATAGAAGCTTACTTACTGTCTGGAACCTTGAACTACAGATGGGTTTCCAGGCTGAAGGGTATGAAATGAACCACCTTTTGAAACTCTCTTGCAAATGTTCAGTCAGTTGATTGTGGTTGTGGGGTGAAGGTGAAGCGCGTCGATGATTGTAACTCTTGGCACTTCTTAAGGTGTACATAAATGTAAATAACCAGAAAAGCTGTTGATGTCTGTACTCCTTTTTTGTAGGTGTCTGATCTCTGTactctttttcttttctttcttttttactAATTTATGTGTGGCTAAAATTGCATTGTCAAATGCAAATTACAGTTCATAACAGTGTAGATATTCATCATGCTGCCGTTGCAAAATAATTGCTGAACTGTAATTTCTGTGTGGCTACATTTCCTATTGAATTCATGCTCCAACTGTAATTCTAAGCTTgcggagttgatacgtccattttgcatcatgttttcttactgttatttatagtgtttttatccatgataatgctttttggagtaattctaatgccttttctctcataatttgcaaggtacactccaagagggagaattccggcagctggaaatctggacctgaaaaagctacgtcaggccacctattctgcacaactccaaacaagctgaaacttcacggaaattttttatggaatatttaagaattattggagccaataagtaccagaggggggccaccaggtgggcacaacccacctgggcgcgccaggcagcccaagcgcgccctggtgggttgtagCCCCCTTGGTCCACCTCtagtgcccatcttctggtatataagtcatttttacctagaaaaaataaggagaagaCTTTCGGGGCGGagcgccgccatctcgaggcggaacttgggcaggagcacttttgccctccagcggagcgattctgccgggggaacttcccttccgaagggggaaatcatcgtcatcgtcatcaccaacaactctcccatcttggggagggcaatctccatcaacatcttcaccagcaccgtctcatctcaaaccctagttcatctcttgtattcaatcttgttaccagaactatagattggtgctagggggtgactagtagtgttgattacatcttgtagttgattactatatggtttatttggtggaagattatatgttcagatcccttatgcatattaatattcctctgatcatgaacatgtttattATTTGTGCGTAGTTACTTTCGTTCTTGAGGTCACCGGATAattcatgttgcaagtaatcatgtgaatttgatatgtgttcgatattttgatggtatgtatgttgtgattcccttagtggtgtcatatgaacgtcgactacataacacttcaccatatttaggcctaagggaatgcattgtggagtagtaaatagatggtgggttgcaagagtgacagaagcttgaaCCCCAGTtcatgcgctattccgtaagggatcGATTAGACCCAAAAATTTAATGTTATgcttagaatttattcttaatacttttctcatagttgcagatgcttgcgggagtgttaatcataagtaggaggttttttcaagtaagaacagcacctaagcaccggtccacccacatatcaaattatcaaaatagcgaacacaaattaaaccaacatgatgaaagtgactagatgtaattcccgtgtaccctcaagaacactttgcttatcataagagaccgttttggcatgtcctttgcctcaaaaggattgggctaccttgctgcacttttgttactactatcgttacttgctcgttacaaattaccttgctatcaaactactccgctacttacaatttcagcacttgcagacattaccttactaaaactacttgtcatttccttctgctcctcgttgggttcgacactcttacttatcgaaaagagctacaattgatcccatatacttgtgggtcatcagcctCTCCGCACAGTTTCACATCTGCAAGGCTGGTGAATACAGCTTCAGCCTCGTTGCCATGGACGACAAGGTCTGCCTCGTCGCGACGACCACAGGCAGGTACACACATATACATACCAAGATCGTTATTGATATATCCATACAATTTCATATCCTATTGAT contains:
- the LOC125527818 gene encoding putative disease resistance RPP13-like protein 1, with the protein product MAATTLGGEFECLKLDGLQDSDNFLLFKSLLNPDVNSQDYANLLLIGEQISKMFGACPFLTLAVVSHLRDDLKTSWTDVLQQHWYQIEGIYSILPSLKLSYDHLPAQLQICFRYCSLFARGHKFYMDKMVDMWVSSGLIPFASREPGDSLPATDNVSLLNPVDVGEEYFTALARKSFFCRMGETDPCGANQKEYYVLHSLLHDLAQLVSRGECARVDNGGFQDVMWTTRHISIANCGILTHERARKISYLRSLRTLIIESESCLDQETEFLLGEILKSTKCLRLLQLSVPSPFHVLDRFPNLIHLRYISLISCDESHLHKIFKFYHLQVFKLSYLTAKEPDLSDIYNLRCLRSLHIPDNMSSKIHKLGRLTSLQVLRGFEVVQNDGSRLSTLSNLRSLRQLGLMNLQNVQNCREAMEVKLKEKHDMRILLLSWNRYNNDTRVDDQIIGNLEPNREIQILHIHGYNGSVLPFWIANSLLVNLVSLELEYCIKWKSLPSLQELNLLQHLKLQHLFQLEYMGLGLEELTDTNESGIVCLPRFLRSLIIGWCPNLNILRTIPPSLEVLILKHVGFLVLPGIHQRESKTSVKSELTFVHIQSCAHLTSLDKGLLECQEQLGSLSTLIISHCESLRHLPRNGFAALHHLKFLEMVACPLLKDGNTAGNILPISLKNLDINPCGSIDVSMLLSLRNLSFLTKLTLFNCTNLEKLPPAEIFGTLQVLSDLSVARCRGLLSFGGLGAVSSLRMLSILCCDKLNLSDSPQGCCSFMLQELRIDCQALLFVEPLQSLRYTKELYICNDCAMESLAEGWLLQNATSLHSIKIGIAESLQSLPSQMDKLEALQSLHIERAPLMKLLPQLPASLSKLTIWGCDPMFMKRYEKDVGPNWGQVAHIAHVDIMSYSEGMSCSDDQIQGFEKNAYNPRHQFVVIE